Genomic window (Roseivirga sp. 4D4):
TCGATGAAGGACATCTTTAAATCAATCAAGAACCTAACACCTGAACAATGGAATTATCAGGCAAGTCCAGACTCATGGTCAGTGGCAGGTGCTTGTGAACACCTATTAATTGCCGAACAAGCGATCCATCAGAACATCACTCAAAACATTATTAAGAATGAGAAATTCAGGGTGATTGTTCCTGAAGCCACTAGGGTTTCAGATCAAACGGTGATTGATATTATCTCTGATCGAAGCCCTGCTAAACGCGTGAAAACCGCCCCTCCTTTCGAACCCAAAGGGCTTGTCAAATCGCCAGAAGACTTCATTGCCAAATTCAAAGCGGCAAGGCAAATAAACATTGACTTCACAAAGAGCAGCCAAGACGACCTTAAGGCCTATTACTTTGACAGTCCTGCTGGTAAGATCAGTGCTTATCAGTGGATTATCCTTCTTAGCGCTCATGCTCAGAGACATCATAAGCAAATGAAAGAAGTAATGGAGAATCAAGGCTTTCCAGCTCAGTAATAATGAAAAAAAGCATTTATCTCTTACTGCTGATAAGCTTCGCATCGTGCAGGAATACAGATCACTTGAGCCCATTAGACCTTGTAGGTACCTGGCAAAACACAGCGTTGAACGTTGATATCAACTCTGTTAATGATACAGACTCAATGAGCACATTGGTAGTGGCACCAGGAGAGTGGGAAAAGGTGCTGTCTATCAAACCCATAAAGACAACTTATTGGACGGACGGAACTTTCGCCTCTGTCTACATAGGCCTTGACGGGAAAGAGCTTGGCCGGGAGAAGGGAAAATGGTCTATCAGTAACGACTCGTTAATTCTCGTTTCCAATAATTATAGAAATGCCTATCGAGTCACATTTTCAAAGGATCAAGCTCGGTTTGTAAGCTTGTTGGATTGGGATCAAGACGGATCGCGGGATGACTTATACGATGGTTGGCAAAAGAAGGTCAATTGAACTCCATAACTCATCCTAATAAAATGTGAGTTACATTGAGGCATGAAATCATGCCTCTTTTTTTTATTGCTCCTAATTCTAGTCGGTTGTAACACTCAGAAATCACCTTGGATTGAGGGTTTCGTAAAGCCCGAGCAGAATCCAATCATGCAGGCTGACTCGACTTATACATTTTTAGATCCTCTGAGCAATACCGAAGTAGCTTGGCAAAAAGCAGACATCTTTAACCCTGCAGCTGTAGTTAGAAATGACACCGTATTTATGTTCTTTCGTGCAGAAGACAATCCAAAGGCCTATTTAGGTGGTCGAACTTCACGTATAGGTCTGGCTTGGAGTACTGATGGCATGAACTTTAATAAGTTTCCAGAACCAGTACTATACCCAGATTCATCCGCCTTTATCAAATGGGATTACCCTGGAGGCTGCGAAGATCCTCGGGTGGTAAAGAGACCTGATGGAAAATACGTAATGACCTATACTGCATGGAATCAGGATGTAGCAAGGCTTTCAATCGCATCAAGTGATAACCTTACCCAATGGACTAAACATGGCCCAGCTTTGCTCAATGCGTTTGGAGGGAAATTCTTGGATACCTGGAGCAAGTCGGGTTCTATTGTCTGTCAACAGGTAGGTAACGAACTGATCGCTACAAAAATTAATGACAAATACTGGATGTACTTTGGAGAAAGAGGCGTAAACCTCGCCTGGTCTGATGACTTGATCAACTGGACCCCACTTCAAAATGATGCTGGTGAATTAGCCATTGTCATGCAGACCCGCCCTGGCAAGTTCGACAGTTTTCTGACCGAACCGGGGCCACCTGCTCTGGTCACTGATCAAGGCATTCTACTGATTTACAATGGCAAAAATGACGAAGGAGAAATTGCGGACCCGTCCATCCCGAAAGGAACCTATTGCGGAGGGCAAGCGCTCTTTGATTTGAGCGATCCTTCGAAGTTTCTTTCTAGAATGGAGAGCCCTTTCATCTGTCCAAGTTTGCCACATGAAGTCACCGGACAGTATGCTGCTGGCACAACCTTTCTTGAGGCCTTAGTTCCTTTCAAAAATAAATGGTACATGTACTACGGCACGGCAGATTCCTTTGTCGGGGTTGCGGTTGCAGATCAGTAGTTTATAGTAGAAAGTGGATTTCAAACCTTAGATTGTTTCATCGAGCTTTACAAAAGTTCGTCATTCTGAATTTATTTCAGAATCTCCGAAAGCTGTTACCATAGATCCTGAAACAAGTTTAGGATGACGTAAGAATAAAGGATCTAAACGTAATCCCACTACGACCGCTCCTGTAAATACAAACCTCAAATCGGCCACTCCGATTCGCTTAATGTGGGCGCTGAGGCCCCGAAGCTTCGGGGCGAACCCCCTTAAAATCTCCTTAGAATATCTTCAATTATCGCAGGTTCATCCTTGAGCTTGCGGATAAACTTGCTACTCTTTTGCTTTTTAATAAAGCGCTCAACCTTCAACGCCTGAGTCTTACCTGTACAACTGATGACCAGAAATACTTGCCAATCGTCCGTAGTAGAAGTACTTGCACCATTATAGAAACCAGTGTTATGCTGAACCAAACGAGTTTCAACATCAACCGTCTCACCAGTGTAAAAACGGTCTAGTGATGGTGAGTACAGAATATAAACGCGGTGCATATCAACAAAAAAAGGCTGTCATATGACAGCCTTTGATGTGGGCGCTGAGGGATTCGAACCCCCGACCCCCTCGGTGTAAACGAGGTGCTCTGAACCAACTGAGCTAAGCGCCCTTGTAATTGGGTTTGCAAAGGTAATTAGCGTTTTGATTATTGCAAATGCTTCCTTCAAATTATTTATAAAAAAAAGAATGCCTACTCAAAAACGGCTCAAAAGAAGCAGAAATCTGATTTTTACTTATCTTTCATCAACCAAAATCGATGGCTACTAAATGACCCTCGCGGAATTCAAGGACATTTTCGATCAGTACTATACCCCGATCAAAAACTTCCTGTACTACAAATGTGGAGACATTGATCAAAGCGAAGACTTGGCACAGGATGTCTTTGTCAAACTTTGGGATAAGCGCGAAGAGGTTCAGCTCGATACTGTCAAAAGTTATCTGTATACCATTGCCAATAACATGCTGCTCAATAAAATCAGGCATGACAAGGTGGTGGTCAATTTTGCGGAGCGAAACAAAAACCAGCAAGAGGAATATTCTCCCGAATTCCAACTTCAGGAAAAGGAGTTCAAGGAAGAACTTGAAGGTGTGATCAGCAGAATGCCAGAAAAGCAGCGAGAGGTATTCTTGATGAATCGTATTGAAGAAATGACCTACAAAGAAATTGCAGAGCGCTTAGAACTAAGTGTTAAGGCTGTTGAGAAACGAATGCATGGTGCATTGTCGCACTTACGTGAACATATTAAATACAAAATTTGACTAATTTGAAATCGTGAAAGAGGACAAACTCATTCAAGACTGGCTTTCTGATGAAGTTTCGGCAAATGAAATGGCTGAGATGGAACAAATCCTTGCCTTCACCGAAAACCTGAAGGTGCCTGAGAGGAAATCAAAGACAGACGTCTGGGCCGATGTACTTGGCAAAATCAATGAAGAGTCTTCAGACAACGAATTCATACTAGTCCCTGAGACTTCTACAAACCGAAAATGGATCGCTTGGGTAGCAAGTATCGCAGCACTCTTCTTTATCGGTTATTTTGGTATGCAAGGCACCCCTGAGCCTTCCATTTATAGCACAGAGTTTGCCGATAATATCACCCATAGCCTGCCTGACAACTCAGTAGTCACTATCAATGCTCAAAGCTCTATATCGTTAATCGAGGAGAATTGGTCAAATGAGAGGTCACTCAGACTAAGTGGAGAAGCCTTTTTCGAAGTTGAGCCGGGAAGTAAGTTCACTGTTGCCACTGATTTGGCTGAAGTAAGTGTATTAGGAACATCCTTCAATGTTTTCTCTAGAGATGACGAACTGATCGTATCTACCTTTAGTGGAAAAGTAGAAGTCAAGAACAATGAAAACACGGTTGTATTGGAAAAAGGAGATCAATTAACTCATGTTCCGGCCGAAAATATCTGGAAGGTTGATCGTTTTAATCAAAATGAAACAGCTACCTGGAGAACAGGCGCATTTTACTTTGATACCACACCACTGCAAAAAGTCATTGACGAACTCGAAAGACAATTTGACATCAAAATCAATGTATCCATAGACCTAAGAGACCGTTTCTATTCAGGATACTTCAGCAAAACTAACCTAACTG
Coding sequences:
- a CDS encoding DinB family protein, encoding MKKLVVLMMTALTMISPVEKETLSKKERKFATKYLESSMKDIFKSIKNLTPEQWNYQASPDSWSVAGACEHLLIAEQAIHQNITQNIIKNEKFRVIVPEATRVSDQTVIDIISDRSPAKRVKTAPPFEPKGLVKSPEDFIAKFKAARQINIDFTKSSQDDLKAYYFDSPAGKISAYQWIILLSAHAQRHHKQMKEVMENQGFPAQ
- a CDS encoding lipocalin family protein; the protein is MKKSIYLLLLISFASCRNTDHLSPLDLVGTWQNTALNVDINSVNDTDSMSTLVVAPGEWEKVLSIKPIKTTYWTDGTFASVYIGLDGKELGREKGKWSISNDSLILVSNNYRNAYRVTFSKDQARFVSLLDWDQDGSRDDLYDGWQKKVN
- a CDS encoding glycoside hydrolase family 130 protein; protein product: MKSCLFFLLLLILVGCNTQKSPWIEGFVKPEQNPIMQADSTYTFLDPLSNTEVAWQKADIFNPAAVVRNDTVFMFFRAEDNPKAYLGGRTSRIGLAWSTDGMNFNKFPEPVLYPDSSAFIKWDYPGGCEDPRVVKRPDGKYVMTYTAWNQDVARLSIASSDNLTQWTKHGPALLNAFGGKFLDTWSKSGSIVCQQVGNELIATKINDKYWMYFGERGVNLAWSDDLINWTPLQNDAGELAIVMQTRPGKFDSFLTEPGPPALVTDQGILLIYNGKNDEGEIADPSIPKGTYCGGQALFDLSDPSKFLSRMESPFICPSLPHEVTGQYAAGTTFLEALVPFKNKWYMYYGTADSFVGVAVADQ
- a CDS encoding GIY-YIG nuclease family protein, producing MHRVYILYSPSLDRFYTGETVDVETRLVQHNTGFYNGASTSTTDDWQVFLVISCTGKTQALKVERFIKKQKSSKFIRKLKDEPAIIEDILRRF
- a CDS encoding RNA polymerase sigma factor translates to MTLAEFKDIFDQYYTPIKNFLYYKCGDIDQSEDLAQDVFVKLWDKREEVQLDTVKSYLYTIANNMLLNKIRHDKVVVNFAERNKNQQEEYSPEFQLQEKEFKEELEGVISRMPEKQREVFLMNRIEEMTYKEIAERLELSVKAVEKRMHGALSHLREHIKYKI
- a CDS encoding FecR family protein, which produces MKEDKLIQDWLSDEVSANEMAEMEQILAFTENLKVPERKSKTDVWADVLGKINEESSDNEFILVPETSTNRKWIAWVASIAALFFIGYFGMQGTPEPSIYSTEFADNITHSLPDNSVVTINAQSSISLIEENWSNERSLRLSGEAFFEVEPGSKFTVATDLAEVSVLGTSFNVFSRDDELIVSTFSGKVEVKNNENTVVLEKGDQLTHVPAENIWKVDRFNQNETATWRTGAFYFDTTPLQKVIDELERQFDIKINVSIDLRDRFYSGYFSKTNLTEALQLVFVPMGLTTEIEGNQVNVQ